CAAGCagcaaaaattttctttttaagtttcaaAATCGCCCAAGCTAACtcttggtttaaaatttttacatccCTAACTGCCAcaccacctttaaaaaactgattAATAAATAtgctaatttaaatattttaattttttaataaaaaagataatttattttaattttaataaaataaaattcatttaatgttttttacagttaatttacctatttatgTTATtcaatagttaaaaattttatattaaataaaattaaaataattatgaaatacatttaaaataataaatgttaaaaaatttcaaataaatttttttaatgttttatgaaagaaaaatgagatgTGACTAGAAAGAAGGAAATCACCAAAATAGCCTTTGCATGTCTACCACACGTGATCTTTGAAGACCTAAAACAAAAAGTGTCggataattaatttgttgaataaTAGTCACCCAAACAAAAATGTATGCGAATCTACAACTGAATAATATGCATGATATATCCACTCAAGTGTCGGATTGTTTTTTACCTTACAAATTAATTGTAAAGGCTTGAATTTTAAACCTTAACCTGCCAACAAAAAAACTTCATACCCATTTTAGTTTGACTCgtagattaaaaatatatactaaatcATTTTCTCAGCAAAAATGGACTTGATTGACAATTTTGATTTCCTTAATTGTGGAGGCATAAGGCAAAAAAGTCGATAAAAGAGGATTCAGATCATCAAGACGAATGAATCAACAAGACAAATAAGCCATCTTGTATGACGAGCGAACCTTTGATGTTTTCATCATCATCAAGTcaaaaatcgaaataaaaacaaacacgGGAAAACGTGCGTTAACAAATAGAGAGGGCTCATAGCATCAAGAAATAATCGACAAGGCAATTTTTTGCCATTACGTACGACGAGCGAACCTTGATATAACTTCTTCATCGCcctctattttttaaacatattgTTTTCCGAAAGAAGTAAAAACCGGTACTTCAAAACAAAGACATAAAAACAATGAAAGTGAAAACAAAGTTTGATTCCATTGAATTTTTATCGAAAAGAAAAGTGAGTGATGAAGGCGATTCTAACTCTAGGCAGCCGGAGCACTGAAAAAGGAGGGAGTGTGCATCCATGGCCATGAATTGCTGCAGTTAAATAGTGATGAAATGAGACTGTTTATTGCAGTTTATGTTTGGTAATCAATAATTGGGAGTGCAATGCAAGGAATGTTTGACACTTGGTCCCCAAGGCATGAACAGCATGTTTAATtgtttatatgtaataataataaaaaaggtcaAATACAGCCTATGTCACTATTACTTTAATACTTTTGTTTGTCTGTTTTTCAAATAGTAAAATACGAAAGGATTGAACTGGATTTGGTAATTAATCttcatttatgttttgtttattttccttGCGAGATTGTGGAGGGAAACAATTGTTAAAAGTAATtaacatgaatcaaatgaattaaTGTTAGGGACAGTAGAACCCCCCAAATATTCTCCAAACCTCACGTACTTGGTCTCATGGACTTTTGTAATAATGGAAACCCATTTGAAACTCAACCAAGCACACTACCTCTTAACACAGTTTAAATTATCCACTAGTTTTCTCTCTGATAAAAATTAAGCCTCTGGTAAACGTCCCTCCACTCTAGGGTTAAATACGATTTCTTGGGTTCAAAATTGAAACCTGTAATTCCATGACGAAGAAAATTGCATCGGAACGTAAGCCTTTCCTATGGATAATGGGCCATTTGGTCCGTCCACAGTTAAGATGGTCCAATACTAGCTAGTTGATTGAGGCCAATAATTTGAGAGATATTGATATGAATATATGCATGCATGTTTATGCAGATTATCGAATAGTCAAGTGGGAAAAAAAGCCAGGAGATGATAAGAAAGGTATAACGTGGAAGTCACCTTCAGGCCTTACGTCCCAACACAACTCAGCTTTTCAACCCATTATTATGCTTGTTCTAAAGCATCCAAACCAACTTGACCTGAAGCATCTCAAATTAAACCCATTGCATTGCCTTTCATGGTCCTCGCCCACCAACCAACCTTCATTAACTCTACAATTTGCTTTCACttttatatgcattttttttttttttttgttaatgtgGATGAGGGAGGGTAACCTACTTCTCTCTTGTTATGGCATGAAAAGGCTACCAAAAAAACACAGTTGAatgtaaaagttttattttttataccaACTTATCAACcaaaaagtatatattatacAAATCTAAGTTTTGAACATCTGCAACAATTTGTTAATTCCCATCATCAATCTGTAGTTAATAATGAAGCCGATTGCTTTGAAGAGAAAGGAAACTGAAAATCAGCCATCTTTCCGTCTTCAActatattactaaattcaactaaaaatgctaaaaattaaagaggacaaattaaatttttctcttaatttttttagtatttttagttaaatttgaatttatcgATCTcttataagaaataaataaagatgacATGAAATCACATTTTCATACTATCATTTCTCTGCCAGATACAATTTTAAGATAAAACTAAACACTTCCCACTAattataagaagaaaaaagagagagagagatgggAGCAAGAACTTAGTAGAAACCTTGAAAGCATCCATGCATGTCTAATCAGATAACACAAAGCTACATAATAGTATAGATAACTCGAAAGTTATCTACAAACCCCCAAACGgagaattttcatattaaaaaaataggaaaaagttAACGATGGAGCAAGACCTTTCACTCGCCTCTCCTAATTATGAgttcattattcaattaatgaattaattgcTCACAAAATCACATTTGGGGAGCCAATGGTCCAATGGAGTGACAGATTTTGATACCGTACCCCccattagaaaatttcttcaaCTTTTTAAACACCAAATCACCATCCATATAAACAATActgacaatatatatataaaatattggtTCTTGTTTGAAACCCTAAATAGAAAGCAGGCggaattgaagaaaaagatccGCTAATTACAACATTAAAGGGGGAAAAAAAACTTGTACAAAAACAGTGGTCAAGTTTCCATTGTTGGGTGGGATTATAacaccttcttcttcttcatcatcacctacttatatacataacataaacaTTAATTTCAGAACCTGCAAAATAACACCTTTAAAACCCAGAATCCTTTCCCCCAAAAAGCCTCAGGACAAAAGAGAAAGCgatgaaaattaaaaagttcaaaattgaACATATTACTAGACCATGCTGGGGAAGACTGGAGAGGAGAGGTTAAGTTCAAAACGACGGGACAACTCCAAACCCATACATGTTACTGCGATCCACTTCGACTTCTATGTCCGTACGCTTCGCGAACCTTCCTTTGATTCTCGGCCTCATCTCTGCGTATGCTTTTCTGGAGGCGTAACGGATCGTCTTCTCGAATTTCCTGTTCTTTCTCTTCTCCCTGTACCTCAGCACCCTTGCTTCTCTGTCCGCCGGTGATAGCTGCACCGTCTGATGTGTTGACTCAGGCCCTCTTCCGTACGGGTTTGATATGTCCGTCATCGTACTTCCGTCTGGGACTACCCCAACATccaatgatgatgatgataccTGTAAACCAATATCGAAAAccaaagttcaaatttaaattcagaATGACAATACTACTTTGTAATGGTGAAATGTTTCGAAGCTCGTTTGCTTACGCTGTGGCTGATGAAGTTGGGGTTGTAGCCATAAGAGAAGGATTTGGATCCGGTGAAGTCCAAGTCGAAACAGTGATCGTTAGCCGACGGAGCTTGAACATTCTTGCTTTGGACAGGGACCACCCCATCGGTGCCGGAGCTGTTCTGCTCCCGGGCATCCATTTTTGGATCCCCATGCCCGTAATCTAGATCCAGAAACGGGTCCATCTCCGAGAACACGTACTGCCCCGAGTTCACGTCCGGGCTGTCCACAGCCTTATGGTTAGGGTTCGGAAGCAGCCACGATGCCGCCTCCGCTTCCTCCCGGCTGACATCAGCGTCTCCGTCCACGTCGGAGAAGTAACGCTCCTCCAGAAACTTAACAACTCCGTTGGGTTTGACGGCTGGGACTGAATTGACGGAGTCGTAGAAGGGGGTTACAGGGAGGCGCTCGTGTCGGCTAGCAAGAGGGTTGGCGGAGTGGATGTCACGGTCGCAGGTAATACAGAGAGCGGCTGCATCGGCCTTGCAAGTGACGTGAGCGGGCGCTTGCTCGCAGACTTCACAGACCCAAACTCGAGCGTGACGCGAGGCGAGCTTGTTGGCTGCGTGGATTTTGGAGTCACAGTTGGAGCATAGAAACGCCGAGTCAGCCCGGCAGAAAAGAGTCGCCGTCGCTGATTTGCATGAGTCACACAACTTCGATGCCATTTCAACAACCCAGTTTGCTAGAAGTTATCTTTTCTCCTCCTCTCTCTTTCTGTGGGTGTGAGCTGAGTTTGGGAAGGCTTTTCAGTTTTAGTTCTGCAGAAAGTTTTTTTCGGTGGGTTAAGAATAACGAGTTatgctaaaaaataataatatttaataggtatatttttacaatatatatctaatatctttaaaataaatgtatttttttaaataatgcgTCTTCTTTTAAggaaataatatgttattaataatgaatatgactttaaatataaattctaaaactaataattaaaatagggtaaatttgaaaaaagggttgattttaaataataattaggaTTTAGACTTATTTCTCCAATATTTAAGAACATAGAttgattttggagagagaaataGAAAACACGACTTGCAAGAAGcgttttttatttctaaaaattgttttttttgttggttttaaatttttggggagaataatttatttgtattagtATTTGAGGAGACCCATATGATAGATTTAAAATGTGTTTAGGTTTACGGTGGCTCTCAGTAACTTACACTTTTCGTCTATTGTGTTGGGAGGAAACCATCACCTTAGAAGTCCATCGCATTACAACTCGGGCTTCAGTTCACGGTGGTTATTGATCACAGGTTGAAGTATGATTAGGACTATTGGTTGATCATGGGTTCAAATTTAATGCCACTGGAAGAAAATGCTTTATAAACCCCATATAAAAGTTTAAGAccataatcataataaaaagTTAAGGGGTTTTCTGGTATAATCaacttagggtctgtttgattgccagtaaaatattttccgtaaaatgatttctggaaaatgttttacttttctataATATgattcttggaaaatattttccggtgtttgattgaatcatgtaaaatattttcttgcttttgatttccgaaaatattttcctaaaagttgtttttacatatattaatatatattaataaattttatattttaaattgtttttacatatattgcaatgatttatttataattaaataaatcaaattaaatatatataataatactcaattattaagttAGAGTATTAACCGTATGAACTAGATAAATGAATCAATGAATCGTAAAGTGGCAGCAAACTTTATtcaaaaaacattgaaattcaattttatcgTTCAAGATTTGGATGTTTGTATATAATACTGTCAATGTACACTTCTTAATTTGAACATCTATGGAACTGTCAGGATCTGCCTGCTGAACTTTTTGTGTATGAAGAAAGGGTTGGAACCTGGAAGTTGCGAGTCACTACAAATACAGAAGGAGCCAAAGATTGAAGAGAGTTAAAGCAAAGGATAGAAACCATAACATGAAAGCCATAGCTGCAGACAATTGATATCTACTGCATATCTTTGACGGGCAATATGTCGAGCTGACATTGACCAAAAGACTTGTCACACTAGCAGTTGAGCAAGCTGCGGCTAGTGAGAGAAATGACAAGGCCTGCAATcagataaaacaaatatttttacatcaaattatgATAAGGGATAACACCATGGTGATGATATGCATAATAAGCCATGTAACATACCTAGTCTCCAACAATGACAACCAAAGTAGCACTTTGGTTGTCGTGGTAAGCCTTTAACGAACACGGAATATGTATCAACCAATGCTAATGACACACTCTATGGAGTCACTAAACCCATGACTGTCACCAAGTAGCTgcgaaaaaatttaaaggaaaattggAGATTGATTTATCACCCAACAATTGGTGAGCAACAATGAAAACACAAACATTATCTTCTATATCATTATATCTAATGAGCAATTGAACATTATAGTTTGTACCTGCAATTGATCGAACAACACCATAGACAAGGCAAGTTTAGACATTAAAAGACCTTATCCTATGGCAGTTTTTTATCATTCAATAGCTTCTGTTACTAGTGCAAGGGCTTTGAAATTGCAAGAACATATAAGGTAGGACAACCATGCCAGTCATAGCAAGTTGGTACTTATGGTCTTATGTCATAGCAAATTGGAACTTATGGTCTTGTACAAATGCTCCCAACATTGTgcattttatacaaaaaaaaagacacATTTTTTGCATTTCCATTCACCTAGTGAAAACTTTTAACAGAGGAAGGAGAATAACAAATAATTTCAATCTGAATAGAGTCGAAAATAAGAAGTCCGGAAATCCTGCCTTGGATAACAAATATCATCAGCAAATAAGTTATACAGGTTTCTTCTCACTGCAGTATAGTAGAAACAAACTTTTATTGCCTACAAAGGATGGAAGATTCTAACTCAAGCCTTAAAATAGTTCATCTACCTACAATTGCACTTCTCATTAGGCAGGTAGCTTCTTCTCTTAAGTTTCGTGGATTTCGGCAACAAGAAATACAAGAAATCTACAAGTTCACCGGAGGACTTCCCTGTAAGAATCGAAATGGAAGCTAGAAGTGTTCATTGGTGTGCAGAGAAATCAAGATGGCAAAGAAAtgcaatttataaaatttgatctttACCTTGAACAAAAGATCATAAGCAATATGTTCCCAAGGCAATGTTATAGACATTGAGCAACATTTGAGAGGTATCATTTCTTCATCGAAGATGAAGTGGCGAATTAACGATAAGCATTCTTTCTTTGCTATAGATGCAATGAAGTCGCTTTACGAACAATAGAGCCAAGTCCAAACTAAATAAGCATGAAGAAGACATTAAGAATAAACTAAAAGCTAAGTCATTTAGAACATAAGTTAAGCATCTACATGTTTTGCTCCTTTTAAACTAGACCAAAGCTTACTCGACATGAAATCAACTGcaagtttaaagactaaatgTGCATGTTTTTCCACGACCATGATTATTtttgataaatgaaaaatatgttgattAAAAGGCACCAACAAGGGTGTCAACTCGTTGTAAAACTATAGTAAAACAAAATATGTTTAACATATCAATCAATTTCTCACATTCACATTAACACAAGCGTAACATATTTATCGATCATGAGCTAGGTTTTGCAAAATTCGAAAGAACAAAAACAGAAGGCAATTCTTGGAAAGATTGATTCCAGGTAGTGTACCATCATATGCATCCCGGACCATTTGATAGCTGACAAATCTAGAAAAAAGTGTGAACCAACTGCAAAATGAGAGGTTGACGAGTACCCATTTCAATTTCACGCACATTGAAACGGAATCCAAGCAAAGCTTCAAGGAGAGAGCTTTTTCCATCAGTTTGACTGCCGAGGGCTACAATTTTCGGGAATCGGAAACTTCTCTCCGAAGGCCACCGCCATGGCTTGGAGGCGATTGTAGGCTTCGAAACAGGAAAGGGAAAGGGTAGGGGAAAgggaaggagaagaagaaggggAAAGGGGAAAGGGGAGAAGAATGGGTCATTTtctggaaaatgtcttaccaaattcaaaacggtaagacattttcctaaaACAACAACTCCTTTTCCCgtgttttgtaaaatattttacaataggAAATCATTTTCCCCCAATCAAACACCGGAAAATGTGGAAAACCaattccgaaaaatattttcccctatcaaacagacccttattCTTTTTGTCTCCATCTCCACCAAAGCAGTATCCTTAACCTCATTGCCTATAACTTGTGACAGAGTTTGGGACAAAAGGACTTTCAAGAGGGGAGTGACTAGCACAATAGAGAAAAAGCTGCAACTCGAGTCGGGACGGCAATGATTGTAGTTATTAATGAGTTCTTTAATCACAACAATGATTATGGACGCATTTTCTATTTCTCTCTCTAAAATCGATTTATTTCCCTAGATATGAGAAAAATCGACctaatttcctaattattttttgaaattttcatattctattaatttacccaattaaaatatgaaataaaacataataaaaaataaaattaaatatatattttcaaatatataaaaattaatatagatattaatatttttataaataattatgatagaaatatccaTAGTcaatttatgttatgtttgataagtattgaaaattttattacgTTTATAACATAATGTAAGATAATGAGATTGAaatgtgttatatttatttaggcgtttaattgatgaaacgtaaattattaaaaatattttttaaattattattgtattttagttatttttagtcttaatttttataaaattatgataaattataattatttttatttttatttacaaactATATATTACTGAGTAGAGTAAAATATAatgttgaaatgaaattataaatcataattataataaattaaggaAAGTGAATTATAATCACaattaatacattaatatataaatcattagaatcaatataataattataatttaaagtatcacatctattatttcatagatagaaaagagatattttatatttaattagtattaaattttatttgaaaaatagattaaaataaaacaaaaaacaaaagggtaaattggtttgaattttaaaattaggccTATAATCTAATATTACCTAACGAATAAGTGATAATGAGGTTATATTCTATatggataaatataaaatttagatatgAATTTTGTTTCAATGTGGAAATTAATATGTGAACTTGGATTTGatgcaattatacacatgaaacttgaATTTGTGATTCATATGCGTACAtgaaacttttttaatttaatgtacacatttaaagaaatgcatgtatatacttattttcatattagatAGTTTACACATGTAATACATTATATTGACATTATTTATGAATGTGAGATTACGAATGATTAAATGAATGTGAGaatagtggactattctcacAAGGCAAAAACATAATgtttttaaagagaaaatttaaaatttagtttttaaatgcATTTTAGCATCGTATTAAATgtttaaagttattaaaataaaaaaaattaagaaaatattaacttaatttttttaaagaaattttattatgtattttagtttttagaaaataaaatatttgaaatctaatataaatatttgttagtTCAAAACTCCGGTAAAGAAAATctcgaacagaaaaagaagaaataagacAGGCTCCAAgtcgtgtatcaagccactatctttaaggttatattcgcccccacttacattcggtgtgcaaatgagttccaagcaaattaacctcaaggatacaatgaagccaatgactatttgcgttttgcactgatgagaatagtccactatgcactgagtaatgtataacaaaaaactcaatttctacaaaggatttctgtagtaatactttatagaataatctaataatattagaaaatgaaggaaggaaagaaagaatattagaattcgTTGATATCTTTctaaatgaaatctcattcctatttataagaattttcatgtctcttcatagagacattttcaataggtgtctttatgaataaataaataataattattcatttaattttgtaactattcaaataatatttttgaatagttataattcttttaaaaatcaaatgatataacttttgaccaatgatcaaaagatttatcttttaattaattacactcattcatttatagttattgggatactataaatatttgaaaatgttccaacaatctctccccattttcaaaatatttagattttgatattcttggaaatcaatttgcataaataaaggtgtcttacgattgaaccttcacttagtgaaaacatgttaaagttaatagaaattgcatggtagactaagctttgaaccaactattccatttgattaactagacacatctcacacaatgatttcaacatcagtcaatgcatagtatctagggacactattatggccatgtgtctATATCCTCTTTTCATAAGTGTTGTTAGAGCCAAGCCCTTAAGCTCCTAGAAAGCGGtcacacttccactcacataggtagatctCATCAAAAGTGTTaccgtaattataacactctaatatatttatgttatgggtccattaagagtACATTACTCATCTTTCCGttatcattacgggtacctagcactttaattttaggatggatttatttatagtgctaacagtCACATACTAATAGTGTAttttgtctcattgaactcaagacttgacgttataccaagcgttgagtcgagtttccatcatgggtgactctaattaatagGCTTGAGTCCCATCTCTTTTGAGGTCCTTTTTACTAcatctctagcaagactttttgtcaaatgatctgccaaattttcacttgacctcacataattaacagtgatcactccatcagagattaattgtcGAACATAACAatgtcttaatccaatgtgtctagactttccattatatacttgaCTATATGCTTTTGctagagtagcctcactatcacaacggatagaaatatgtgaaattggcttaggcaataaaggtacatcataaagcaaatttcttaaccattctgtTCTTTAGATGTAGCGACTAATGCAATAAGTTTTGCTGCCATGGTGGaatcagtaatacatgtttgtttcttggaaccccaagaaatgactcctccactaagaatgaagatccatccactaatagatgcatgatcttccaaacttgtaatccaactagcatccgaatacccttctaaaactggaggatatccattataacacaatccataattaatagttttctttaagtacctaaatactctattcaaagcttgtcaatgcaaactacttggattacttgtgtacctactcaattttccaatagcatatgcaatatctggtcttgtacaagtcattatatatataagacaaccaattagacttgcatatttcaattgatcaattttcctaccagcattagatactaattttaattgaagatCCATAGGTGTAGATGCTGATATacagttgaaaagatcaaactttttaagcacattttcaatgtaatgtgattgtgataaagctatagtgctttcatcttgggttattttaatcccaagaataacttctgctacacccatatccttcatagcaaagttgtttgacaagaatttctttgtgttttctatttgttccaaatccgtgccaaaaatgagcatgtcatctacatataagcaaattatgacacctttttcattttcaaatttgccAATTATcggattcattttattttatagccattacctaaaacaaccttgtcaaacttttggtgccatttttttggtgcttgtttaagcccatataaagatttaacaagcttacataccttatgctcttgtcctggaacaacaaatccttccggttgctccatgtacacttcctcttccaattcaccatttaaaaatgcagttttaacactcatttggtgaacaaccaaattatatatagaggtaagtgatattaagagtctaattgtagcaattcttgctgctggagcataggtatcaaagtaatcaataccttgtctttgtgtaaaaccttttgctaccaaccttgctttaaatttatcaatggttccattaaccttcattttctttttgaagatccatttacaacctattggtttggaacctggtggaagatcaactaagattcaagtttgatttcccattattgaatccatctcatcatttattgcttctttccaaaaagtagagtcttgagatttcactgcctcttcaaatgtaataggatcagattcagtattataacaataaggtatcttgttgcatatactttcacattttccttctacaagaaacataatgaaatatggtccaaaatctttaacatttttaatccccttactttttcttaattcttgacaagattcatcattattatcaatttgtttcaatggaatctcattctcatttgaagaatgaaccaattgttgtggttgtaattgtcttgatatagaattaaatctattttcatcaaaaatagcatctcttgattcaataacagtattaattgaaattgaatcatttggttcaattaccatgaacctatatgccttgctattatgtgcataacctataaatatgcattcaattcctctttcacctaactttttacgtttaggtgttggaacttttacaatagctctacaaccccaaaccttcaaataattaatgtttggtttccttttcttctattGTTCATatggggttattttagtttccttattaggaactctattcaatatatgGCAAGCTGTTAGAACAACTTCTCCCCCAAAACCTTGTCCCAGacctgaatatgataacattaaatttaccatttcagtcaagactctattttttctttcagctACACCATTTTGTTATGGTGTGTAAGAGGctgaaacttgatggacaattctagtgaattcaaaata
This sequence is a window from Gossypium raimondii isolate GPD5lz chromosome 5, ASM2569854v1, whole genome shotgun sequence. Protein-coding genes within it:
- the LOC105768672 gene encoding zinc finger protein CONSTANS-LIKE 4; protein product: MASKLCDSCKSATATLFCRADSAFLCSNCDSKIHAANKLASRHARVWVCEVCEQAPAHVTCKADAAALCITCDRDIHSANPLASRHERLPVTPFYDSVNSVPAVKPNGVVKFLEERYFSDVDGDADVSREEAEAASWLLPNPNHKAVDSPDVNSGQYVFSEMDPFLDLDYGHGDPKMDAREQNSSGTDGVVPVQSKNVQAPSANDHCFDLDFTGSKSFSYGYNPNFISHSVSSSSLDVGVVPDGSTMTDISNPYGRGPESTHQTVQLSPADREARVLRYREKRKNRKFEKTIRYASRKAYAEMRPRIKGRFAKRTDIEVEVDRSNMYGFGVVPSF